One window of the Triticum dicoccoides isolate Atlit2015 ecotype Zavitan chromosome 3B, WEW_v2.0, whole genome shotgun sequence genome contains the following:
- the LOC119282535 gene encoding uncharacterized protein LOC119282535 — protein sequence MAPPVRDRTMYRHHLCFLLLASTATLSAAVTASSYSTACPSLAPAQDRHTDGDDAVALIRSFQISGGQFSGGAEGLFSPDGDPYKARPFHFLPHGASRTDNPALVHLTGTLTLFGPRSWRRGGHQYYSEAASIAFVLDGYHSSASLELCMVGTGTEHAADGSLKLYHDVVLRLHVPSPPSLAEPFVSGSMEGSSDLGTIHLLAYTEGDHYKYDSERAACSPGPSRLPAIGSLRALGGVNSVCAHLKEQLMISYRLDHGRALFPRMRVNQMQCSADGATLHAYAVLFNDTRPTERGYRRRRFLVGDEALVADGHWDPSRHMLCLRACRVTLPAPASAPVVDCGIGMSLWFPAVWTMRERRAVAGMLWNSSQADGEQIHDVMSIIDDQRSNTNISDVKYSYNDTMLEEAKKHHQEMSKGQKITWSDSFPDFNSSNGDAEFSFQALDIRGQAYPVTVGSGMIADNILAEDDASSRRWVVYGSMPTAAAARRAVVDDMTEDLLNVSYVIRYSAPRDKIRMHPSNVAYHSNYSVEKRKILAEGIYDRKRGILCMVGCQERNGGSTDCETLVTVQFASLDSKVPGHGTGAISSLRDKTDRLFFAKINFTMHGMYSAQAENAISRMDMESVMLVASTTLSCVFTILQILHTKRNPEVASATSITMLAVLTMGFLAPLVLNSEALFASRRSQYYELHPASRRIEMNEVMMRAPTLIAFVLQLRLLQLAWSGRRTSIMSERTVLWICLPLYALGGVVAGAASVINSGASTIGMGAWRVTIWQDLVSYAGLILDGFLLPQVILNASLGGSRARAISPWFYMGGTMLRLMPHVYDVFRAQTYTPSMRSSNLYASPHDDLFGVAWDMVIPCGAALLAFLLFLQQRLPGTESLPSQKRKSSGYEMVSNI from the coding sequence ATggcgccaccagtgagggatcgcaCCATGTACAGGCACCACCTCTGCTTCCTTCTTCTTGCGTCCACGGCCACCCTCTCCGCCGCTGTCACGGCTTCCTCTTACTCCACTGCCTGCCCCTCCCTGGCACCGGCTCAGGACCGCCACACCGACGGCGACGACGCCGTTGCACTCATCCGCTCCTTCCAAATCTCCGGCGGCCAGTTCTCTGGCGGCGCCGAGGGCCTGTTTTCCCCCGACGGCGACCCCTACAAAGCCCGCCCGTTTCACTTCCTTCCACACGGCGCGTCCCGCACGGACAACCCGGCTCTCGTCCACCTCACCGGCACCTTGACCCTCTTTGGCCCCCGTAGCTGGCGCCGTGGAGGCCACCAGTATTACAGCGAGGCCGCGTCCATCGCCTTCGTCCTCGACGGTTACCACTCCTCGGCCTCGCTCGAGCTCTGCATGGTCGGGACCGGCACCGAGCACGCCGCCGACGGTTCTCTCAAGCTGTACCATGACGTCGTCCTCCGCCTCCATGTCCCCAGCCCTCCGAGCCTCGCGGAACCATTCGTGTCCGGCAGCATGGAGGGCTCCTCCGACCTCGGGACCATCCACCTCCTCGCGTACACCGAGGGCGACCACTACAAGTACGACTCCGAGCGTGCGGCCTGCAGCCCCGGCCCATCGAGGCTGCCGGCTATTGGCTCGCTCCGGGCGCTCGGCGGTGTCAACTCTGTGTGCGCCCACCTTAAAGAACAGCTCATGATCTCCTACAGGCTGGATCATGGCCGCGCCCTGTTTCCGCGGATGCGCGTCAACCAGATGCAGTGCAGCGCGGACGGCGCCACCTTGCACGCATATGCGGTGCTCTTCAATGACACCAGGCCGACCGAGAGGGGCTACCGTCGACGTCGTTTCTTGGTCGGCGATGAGGCCTTGGTGGCCGACGGGCACTGGGACCCGTCTCGGCACATGCTCTGCCTCAGGGCGTGCCGGGTTACGCTACCGGCGCCGGCGTCTGCTCCGGTGGTCGACTGCGGGATCGGGATGAGCTTATGGTTCCCCGCGGTGTGGACAATGCGGGAACGGAGAGCCGTGGCCGGGATGCTCTGGAACTCTAGCCAAGCGGACGGTGAACAGATCCACGATGTGATGTCGATCATCGACGACCAAAGAAGCAACACCAACATCTCCGACGTGAAGTACAGCTACAACGACACGATGCTGGAGGAGGCCAAGAAACATCACCAGGAGATGAGCAAGGGGCAGAAGATCACATGGTCAGACTCTTTCCCAGATTTCAACTCTAGTAACGGTGACGCTGAGTTTAGTTTCCAAGCGCTAGACATCAGGGGACAAGCCTACCCAGTCACAGTCGGCTCGGGGATGATCGCCGACAATATTCTGGCCGAAGACGATGCCTCCTCCAGGCGTTGGGTGGTCTACGGGAGCAtgcccaccgccgccgcggcccggcgtGCGGTGGTTGACGACATGACGGAGGACCTGCTGAATGTCAGCTATGTCATACGCTACTCTGCTCCACGTGACAAGATCAGGATGCATCCTAGCAATGTGGCCTACCACTCAAACTATAGCGTTGAGAAAAGAAAGATCTTGGCAGAGGGTATTTATGATCGGAAGAGGGGCATCCTGTGCATGGTCGGATGCCAGGAGCGAAACGGCGGCTCAACGGACTGTGAGACACTGGTAACGGTGCAGTTCGCTTCCCTTGATTCCAAGGTGCCGGGGCACGGAACTGGAGCGATCAGCAGCCTCAGAGACAAGACCGATCGCCTCTTCTTCGCGAAGATCAACTTCACCATGCACGGGATGTACTCCGCGCAAGCGGAGAACGCCATATCAAGGATGGACATGGAAAGCGTCATGcttgtggcctcgacaacgctctcGTGTGTCTTCACCATCCTGCAGATCCTTCACACCAAGAGGAACCCGGAGGTGGCCTCGGCGACGTCCATAACCATGCTCGCCGTGCTCACCATGGGGTTCCTCGCCCCTCTCGTGCTCAACTCGGAGGCCCTGTTCGCAAGCAGGAGGAGCCAGTACTATGAATTGCACCCCGCGAGCCGGAGGATCGAGATGAACGAGGTCATGATGAGGGCGCCTACACTGATCGCCTTCGTGCTGCAGCTACGCCTTCTCCAGCTCGCATGGTCTGGCCGACGTACATCCATCATGTCCGAGCGGACCGTGTTATGGATATGCCTGCCGTTGTACGCACTCGGAGGAGTCGTGGCCGGGGCTGCCAGTGTGATCAACTCCGGCGCTTCGACAATCGGCATGGGTGCATGGCGGGTGACGATCTGGCAGGACCTTGTGTCGTACGCGGGGCTGATACTGGATGGCTTCCTGCTCCCGCAGGTCATCCTGAACGCGTCCTTGGGAGGGTCCAGAGCTCGGGCGATCTCACCGTGGTTTTACATGGGGGGCACCATGCTCCGCTTGATGCCTCATGTGTATGATGTATTCAGGGCCCAGACCTACACGCCGAGCATGCGCTCTTCCAACCTATACGCGAGCCCCCACGACGATCTGTTCGGCGTCGCTTGGGACATGGTTATACCGTGCGGGGCGGCGTTGCTGGCCTTTCTGTTGTTCTTGCAGCAGCGGCTTCCAGGCACCGAGTCACTTCCTTCGCAGAAGAGGAAATCGAGTGGATATGAGATGGTCTCTAACATTTAA